A single window of Carassius gibelio isolate Cgi1373 ecotype wild population from Czech Republic chromosome A19, carGib1.2-hapl.c, whole genome shotgun sequence DNA harbors:
- the LOC127935874 gene encoding sodium/hydrogen exchanger 3-like gives MFFAQQKSMMAFLQQFALLALLIVFITSCKAETLEGDSVEVGHNYSLKSSATEHTSTSINDSTDGHAPSEISTLPIVTWKWHHIETPYLVALWILTCWLCKLVCELNHNVTSVFPESGLLIILGFILGGIVWGADKAQTFKLIPTNFFYYLLPQIILDASYCMPNKLFFSNLGAILIHAIIGTCWNAATVGISLWACYEGGAMGTLNIGFLQFMLFGALISAVDPVAVIAVFEEVHVNEVLYILVFGESLLNDGVTVVLYNVFDAFVSLGGPKINAAEIIKGIVSFFVVAFGGSFLGVVFAILISMLTRITKNVQVIEAGFIIVLGYLSYLTAEMLSLSAILSITFCGVCCQKYINANMDEKSVTTLRYTLKVMANGSETMIFVFLGVSAIDKNIWVWNTGFILLTILFVVVFRFIGVFFLNWVLNQSRLIPIDITDQFVMAYGGLRGAVAYGLAALLDEKKIPEKNLMLGTTLIVVYFTVILQGITMKPLVQWLKVKKATNSDLTLNGKMNNRAFEHILTAMEDICGRMGDNWWTRHWKYFEDRHVCWLLMKSDAKKHRDPIFGAFHKLNLEDATKYVTEGECKGSLSFIRNYDSTSVDFKKKLALQYADIDNVPVTSVMKNSIPSVSLDIHEQDRKSTPDDLSVHHLLDQHLYKSRRNNCPTYSRNHYNTSENPDEMQEIFQRTMRSRTESFNSAKMGFNPVKKLSKHPNKDSTHKLNGKPADPHRTHPYGDGDFEISAASASSGEIAGHFHRRSTNTHGAGVDNPAFIPEIDTSPPMRNPPWQTETGNNAAVAPSQRAQGRMPWTPTNLRPLAPQRMRTRSTDSIVTADASLDEKAPEEKPGKHHTRL, from the exons ATGTTTTTTGCTCAACAGAAGTCTATGATGGCGTTTCTACAGCAGTTTGCACTTCTAGCATTATTAATAGTTTTCATTACATCATGCAAGGCTGAAACATTAGAAGGAGATAGTGTTGAAGTAGGCCATAACTATTCTTTAAAGTCATCAGCTACTGAGCATACTAGCACCTCGATTAACGATTCCACCGATGGacatgctccttcagaaatcTCTACACTACCTATTGTCACCTGGAAATGGCATCATATAGAAACTCCATACCTGGTGGCCCTCTGGATATTGACCTGTTGGCTCTGTAAATTAG TGTGTGAGCTGAACCACAATGTCACCAGCGTGTTCCCAGAGAGTGGGCTGCTCATCATCCTGGGCTTTATTTTGGGAGGAATCGTCTGGGGAGCAGACAAGGCGCAGACTTTCAAACTGATCCCCACCAACTTCTTCTACTACTTGCTTCCTCAGATCATCTTGGATGCAAGTTACTGCATGCCAAACAAACTATTCTTCAGCAACCTGGGTGCCATTCTTATCCATGCCATTATTGGGACATGCTGGAATGCGGCCACAGTGGGCATTTCACTATGGGCCTGCTATGAAGGGGGTGCAATGG GGACTCTGAACATCGGCTTTCTGCAGTTCATGTTGTTTGGTGCTCTGATATCGGCCGTGGACCCTGTGGCAGTGATTGCCGTGTTTGAGGAAGTGCATGTGAATGAAGTGCTTTACATCCTGGTGTTTGGAGAGTCCCTGCTCAATGATGGTGTCACAGTG GTGCTTTATAATGTGTTTGATGCATTCGTGTCTCTGGGAGGCCCGAAAATCAacgcagcagagattattaaaggaatag TTTCATTCTTTGTTGTGGCATTTGGAGGCTCCTTTCTTGGTGTTGTGTTTGCCATCCTGATATCCATGCTGACCAGGATCACCAAGAACGTCCAGGTCATCGAAGCCGGCTTCATCATTGTGCTTGGCTACTTGTCTTATCTGACGGCTGAGATGCTCTCACTCTCTGCAATACTTTC GATCACTTTCTGTGGTGTTTGCTGTCAGAAGTACATCAATGCCAACATGGATGAAAAATCTGTCACAACGTTGCGTTACACTCTGAAGGTGATGGCCAACGGCTCAGAGACCATGATCTTCGTCTTCCTGGGAGTTTCAGCCATTGATAAAAACATCTGGGTTTGGAACACTGGCTTCATCCTTCTCACTATCCTCTTTGTCGTTGTATTCAGGTTCATAG gtgtttttttcctcaactggGTCTTGAATCAGTCTCGTCTGATTCCTATCGACATCACAGACCAGTTTGTGATGGCCTACGGTGGCCTGCGAGGAGCAGTGGCATATGGACTCGCGGCCCTTTTAGATGAGAAGAAGATCCCAGAGAAGAATCTGATGCTTGGTACCACGCTCATTGTGGTGTATTTCACCGTCATTCTTCAG gggATCACCATGAAACCACTGGTTCAATGGCTGAAGGTTAAAAAGGCAACTAATTCAGATCTGACTCTCAATGGAAAAATGAACAACAGG GCTTTTGAACACATACTGACAGCAATGGAGGACATCTGTGGCCGGATGGGAGATAACTGGTGGACTAGACA tTGGAAATATTTTGAAGACAGGCATGTCTGCTGGCTACTAATGAAAAGCGATGCCAAAAAGCACCGAGACCCGATCTTTGGTGCCTTCCATAAGCTCAATCTGGAGGATGCCACAAAATATGTAACTGAG GGTGAATGCAAAGGTTCTCTGTCTTTCATTCGTAATTATGACAGTACCTCTGTAGACTTCAAGAAGAAGCTTGCTTTACAGTATGCTGACATTGACAATGTTCCAGTGACCTCTGTTAT GAAGAACTCAATACCATCTGTATCCCTCGATATCCACGAGCAAGACAGGAAGAGCACGCCTGATGACCTCAGTGTCCATCATCTACTAGATCAGCATCTGTACAAGAGCAGAAGAAAT AACTGTCCCACTTACAGCCGCAATCACTATAACACCTCAGAGAATCCAGATGAAATGCAGGAGATCTTCCAGAGAACCATGAGAAGTCGAACTGAGTCCTTCAATTCGGCTAAGATGGGTTTCAACCCAGTCAAGAAACTCTCCAAACATCCCAACAAGGATTCAACACATAAG CTTAATGGAAAACCAGCAGACCCACACAGAACTCATCCATATGGAGAtggag ATTTTGAGATTTCGGCTGCCAGTGCTTCTAGCGGTGAAATTGCTGGTCATTTCCACAGGAGAAGCACAAACACTCATGGTG CTGGTGTTGATAATCCAGCATTCATACCTGAGATAGACACCTCTCCACCCATGCGAAACCCACCCTGGCAAACAGAGACAGGGAACAACGCGGCTGTGGCACCTTCCCAGAGAGCTCAGGGACGAATGCCCTGGACGCCCACCAACCTGAGACCTCTAGCACCCCAGAGAATGCGCACCCGCTCCACAGACTCCATCGTGACGGCTGATGCTTCGCTTGATGAGAAAGCACCAGAGGAGAAGCCCGGAAAACATCATACTAGATTGTAA
- the LOC127935875 gene encoding sodium/hydrogen exchanger 3-like gives MPSSVYLCLSRAVFLVCFVNPLIMQGLSEDVNEIQDHHHHQQKENLTGLPIVTFRWHHVQTPYLVIIWVFVAGLAKLSVVELSHHVTSVFPESGLLIMLGFVLGGIVWGADMAQTFKLIPPTFFYYLLPQIILDASYFMPNKLFFSNLGAILIYAIFGTCWNAATVGLSLWGCYEAGVMGDLDIGLLQFLLFGSLIAAVDPVAVIAVFEEVHVNEVLFILVFGESLLNDGVTVVLYNVFDAFVSLGGPRIDAAEIFKGIFSFVVVAFGGSFLGIVFAILLSLLTRCTKHIQIIEAGFIFVVGYLSYLTAEMLSLSAILSITFCGICCQKYVNANMDEKSVTTVRHAMKLLANGSETMIFLFLGITAIDTEIWVWNTGFILLTLLFVFIYRIIGTFLFTWMLNKFRLVPIEVIDQVVMSYGGLRGAVAYGLAAMLDEDKIPEKNLIISTTLIVVYFTVILQGITMKPLVQWLKVKRAAHSDLKLIEKLNNRAFDHILAAVEDICGRIGDNWWTRGWNRFEENYISWLLMKSKARKNRDYLFNIFHKLNLEDAINYVSEGERQGSLAFSRSDEAANVDFKKQFGSEFADVMPNIMVDVSNYELGIEHFSVTSIVKDTIPSVSLDIHGQDRKNAMDDINAHHLLQQHLYRSRKNHRHKYSRSHFSINQNEDEVQEIFQRTMRSRLESFKSAKMGVNPAKKITKHHKKELMHKMSNGHTDSTGHLYEDEVDRAVGREAGAINSTFMRDMYTMGAGIENPVFLPDMDSPAHSPPWLMETEAVAPSQRAQRRLPWTPNRLRRLAPMRISTCSTDSFLMADVSLTLEEHDEQPQTDNEEMRPVFD, from the exons ATGCCAAGCTCTGTTTATCTCTGCCTGTCGAGGGCAGTTTTCCTGGTGTGTTTTGTTAACCCTTTAATAATGCAAGGACTAAGTGAAGATGTAAATGAGATCCaggatcatcatcatcatcaacagaAAGAGAATCTCACTGGACTCCCAATTGTTACATTTAGATGGCATCATGTTCAGACCCCGTACCTGGTGATAATTTGGGTTTTTGTGGCTGGACTGGCAAAACTATCAG TGGTTGAACTAAGCCATCATGTCACCAGCGTGTTCCCAGAGAGTGGGCTGCTCATCATGCTGGGCTTTGTTTTGGGAGGAATCGTCTGGGGAGCAGACATGGCACAGACTTTTAAACTGATTCCTCCCACTTTTTTCTACTACTTGTTGCCCCAGATTATCTTGGATGCAAGTTACTTTATGCCCAACAAGCTATTTTTCAGCAACCTGGGTGCCATTCTCATTTACGCCATCTTTGGGACGTGCTGGAACGCAGCTACAGTGGGCCTCTCGCTTTGGGGCTGCTATGAGGCTGGAGTGATgg GTGACTTGGACATCGGTCTCCTGCAGTTTCTATTGTTTGGCAGTTTAATCGCCGCGGTGGATCCGGTGGCCGTGATCGCTGTGTTTGAAGAAGTGCATGTGAACGAGGTGCTCTTTATCCTGGTGTTTGGAGAGTCCCTGCTCAATGATGGTGTCACAGTG gTGCTTTACAATGTATTTGACGCTTTTGTTTCTCTTGGTGGACCAAGGATTGACGCGGCAGAGATTTTTAAGGGCATAT TTTCATTTGTTGTGGTGGCATTTGGAGGCTCGTTTCTTGGCATTGTGTTTGCCATCCTGCTGTCGTTGCTGACTAGGTGCACCAAACACATTCAGATCATCGAAGCCGGCTTTATCTTTGTGGTGGGCTACCTGTCTTACCTGACAGCAGAAATGCTCTCCCTCTCTGCAATACTTTC AATCACTTTCTGCGGTATATGCTGTCAGAAATATGTGAACGCCAACATGGATGAGAAATCGGTCACAACGGTCCGTCATGCCATGAAGCTGCTAGCAAACGGCTCAGAAACCATGATCTTTTTATTCTTGGGTATTACAGCCATTGATACGGAGATCTGGGTTTGGAACACAGGTTTCATCCTCCTCACCCTCCTCTTCGTCTTTATATACAGGATCATAG GTACTTTCTTGTTCACCTGGATGTTGAACAAGTTCAGATTGGTTCCCATCGAGGTCATTGACCAGGTTGTAATGAGCTACGGTGGCCTGCGGGGGGCAGTGGCGTATGGATTAGCAGCCATGTTAGACGAAGACAAGATCCCAGAGAAGAATCTGATTATTAGTACCACGCTCATTGTGGTGTATTTCACTGTCATTCTTCAG GGAATCACAATGAAGCCATTGGTTCAGTGGCTCAAAGTCAAAAGAGCAGCTCATTCAGACTTAAAACTTATTGAGAAACTAAACAATAGG GCATTTGACCACATTCTAGCAGCAGTGGAGGACATTTGTGGACGTATAGGAGATAACTGGTGGACCAGAGG CTGGAACAGGTTTGAGGAAAATTATATCAGCTGGTTATTGATGAAATCTAAGGCCAGAAAGAACAGAGACTACCTCTTTAATATCTTCCATAAACTCAATCTAGAGGACGCTATTAACTACGTCAGTGAG GGTGAACGGCAAGGTTCTCTGGCCTTCAGTCGCAGTGATGAAGCAGCCAACGTAGATTTCAAGAAACAATTTGGTTCAGAATTTGCAGATGTGATGCCTAATATAATGGTTGATGTGTCAAATTACGAGCTTGGAATTGAACATTTTTCAGTAACCTCCATTGT AAAAGACACCATTCCCTCTGTATCCCTGGACATCCATGGGCAAGACAGGAAGAATGCGATGGATGACATCAATGCCCATCATCTTCTACAgcagcacctgtacaggagcagaaaaaat CACCGTCACAAATACAGTCGCAGTCACTTCAGCATCAACCAGAATGAGGACGAGGTGCAGGAGATCTTTCAGAGGACCATGAGGAGCCGCCTCGAGTCCTTCAAATCAGCTAAGATGGGTGTCAATCCTGCCAAAAAGATCACAAAGCACCACAAGAAGGAGCTAATGCATAAG aTGTCTAACGGACACACAGACAGCACAGGTCACCTATACGAAGATGAag TTGACAGAGCTGTGGGGAGGGAGGCTGGTGCGATCAACAGTACTTTCATGAGAGATATGTATACAATGGGAG CTGGCATAGAGAATCCAGTCTTCTTGCCAGATATGGACAGTCCAGCTCACAGCCCACCTTGGCTGATGGAGACGGAGGCTGTCGCACCTTCCCAGAGGGCCCAGCGGCGCCTGCCCTGGACACCCAACAGACTCCGGCGTCTTGCACCCATGAGGATCAGCACCTGCTCCACAGACTCCTTCCTCATGGCTGATGTTTCTTTAACTCTGGAGGAACATGATGAACAGCCCCAAACAGATAATGAAGAAAT GCGACCAGTCTTTGACTAG